From Trueperaceae bacterium:
CATGGACGGTGCCAAGTGAGTCCCACCGTCACGTACCTGCTCCTGCTCGCCCTCGGCCTCGTCGCGGGCGCCATCCTCGGGAACTACCTCCTCCGCAAGCGCGAACGCGACGCGGAGGCGGAGGCGGAGAAGCGCGTGGCGCAGCGCCTGGCGGACGCCGAACGCGAGGCCCGCACCATCACCGAGCAGGCCTCGAAGGCGATGGAGGCAGAACTCGCCAAGGCCCGGCGGCACTGGGAGGAGGACGAGGCCGCCAAGCGGCGGCGCCTCGAGGACGAGCTCAGGCACCTGCGGGAGACCGCCAAGGCGGAGGCCGAACGGGGCCTCGCCGAGATCGAGCGCGACCGCGTCACAGCGCGCGAGGCGCGCGACGAGGCGCGCCGCGACCGGGAGCGCCTGGAGCAGCAGGAGGAGCGCCTCAACCGCCGGAGCGAGCAGCAGGACGCCCGGGCGCTGCGCCTCGACGAGGCGGAGGAACGCCTCAACCAGCGCGTTGCCGAGGTCGTGACGCGCGAGGAGGGCATCGACACGCGCGAGGCGGCCGTCGAGGCGCAGCTTCACGAGATCGCGCAGCTGAGCCGCGAGCAGGCGACGCAACTGATCCTCGACAAGCTCGAGCGCGAACTCGAGCGCGAGAAGGCGGTGCGCGTCCGGGCCACCCTCGAGCGCGCCGACGCCGAGTCGCGCAAGCGGTCGCAGGACATCCTCGCGCAGGCCATCCAGCGCTCCGCCTCGGAGGTCTCGGCCGCCATCAGCGTCTCGGTCGTGCCCATCCCCAGCGACGCCATGAAGGGCCGCATCATCGGACGCGAGGGGCGCAACATCCGCGCCTTCGAGGCGCTCACGGGCGTGGACCTCATCATCGACGACACGCCGGAGGCCGTCCTGCTCTCCAGCTTCAACCCCATCCGGCGCGAGGTGGCTCAGCTGGCGCTCACCGAGCTCGTGACGGACGGGCGGATCCACCCGGCGCGCATCGAGGAGGTCGTCCACAAGGCCCAGCAGGAGATGCAGACCTACATCAGGGAGCGCGGCGACGAGGCGGCGCTCGAAGCCAACGTGGTGGGCCTCAAGCCGGGGCTGATCCAGCTCCTCGGCCGCATGCAGTTCCGAACCAGCTACGGCCAGAACATACTCAAGCACTCGGTGCAGGTGGCGCACCTGTCGGGGATCATCGCGGCCGAGCTCGGCGTGGACGAGGCGATGGCCCGCCGCGCGGGGCTGCTCCACGACATCGGCAAGTCGATCGACCGGGAGATCGAGGGGACCCACACCGAGATCGGGGCGAACCTCGGGCGGCGCTTCGGCGAGCCGAAGGAAGTCGTCGACGCCATCGCGAACCATCACGACCTGGACCAGGCGGAGACGCTCTTCCCCATCATCGTCAACGCCGCCGACGCCATCTCCGCCGCCCGGCCGGGCGCGCGGCGCGAGACGCTCGAGAGTTACATCAAGCGCCTCGAGGGGCTCGAGAGCATCGCGACCAGCTTCCCGGGCGTGGACAGCGCCTTCGCCATCCAGGCCGGCCGAGAGCTGCGCATCATCGTGCAGCCCGAGCGCGTCGACGACGCCTCGGCCGTCCTGTTGGCGCGCGACATCGCGAACCGTATCGAGCAGGACATGGAGTACCCGGGCCAGGTGCAGGTGACGGTCGTGCGGGAGTCGCGNNNNNNNNNNNNNNNNNNNNNNNNNNNNNNNNNNNNNNNNNNNNNNNNNNNNNNNNNNNNNNNNNNNNNNNNNNNNNNNNNNNNNNNNNNNNNNNNNNNNCAGCAGGGGCGGGCGACAGGACGGCCCCGCCCCCCTGAGGCCCGCCGACCGCGCCGCGCTGGGTATACTCGCGTGCGGCCGCGCAGGACGCCGCCGCCCCGCGCCGCCCGGCCGCGGGCGATTCCGTGCGAGGTGTTCAGTGACGCTCAGCCCCAGCTCCCAGCCTCCACTTCCCGGCGGCGAAGCCCCGAACTCCCGCCAGCGGCGGCGCCCGGGCGGTCCCCGGTGAGGAGCGGCGAGGACGTCAAGCTCTTCAGCGGCAACGCCAACCCGGCGCTGGCACGTGCGGTCGCCGAGCACCTTGGCGGCAGCCTCGCGCACGGCACCGTCACCCAGTTCCCTGACGGCGAGACGCGCATCAGCATCGACGAGAGCGTGCGCGGCGGCGACTGCTACATCATCCAGTCCACCTGCGCACCCGTGAACCACCACCTCATGGAGCTGCTGGTGCTCATCGACGCCCTGCGGCGTGCGTCCGCGTGGCGGATAAACGCCGTCGTCCCGTACTTCGGGTACGCGCGGCAGGACAAGAAGATGCAGGCGCGAGAACCCATCACGGCCAAGCTCGTCGCCAACCTGCTGGAGACCGCCGGCGCGGACCGCGTCATCACCATCGACCTGCACGCCGGCCAGATCCAAGGTTTCTTCGACGTCCCCGTCGACCACCTGACCGCGCTCAAGATCCTGGGCAACCACCTGAAGACGCTCGACCTGACCGACTGCGTGGTCGTGTCGCCGGACGTGGGCCGCGCCACGGAGTCGCGGCGCCTCGCGAACTTCCTTAACCTGCCGCTCGTGATGCTCTACAAGCGCCGCACCAGCCCGACCGACACCGAGGTCACCCACGTCATCGGAGACGTCGAGGGCAAGCGCCCCATCATCATGGACGACATGATCTCGACCGCTGGCACCATGCGCCGCGGCATCGAGGCGCTGCTGGCGTTGGGTGCCAAGCCCGACGTGCGCGTCGCGGCCACCCACGCCGTGTTCACGCCGCCGGCTCTCGAGCGGCTCAGCCACCCGGCCGTCAGCGGCATATACGTCACCGACACCATCCCCCTCGAGGAGACGAACGACAGGATCACCGTGCTGAGCGTCGCCCCGCTGCTCGCGCAGGCGATCCGCAACGTGCACGACCACGTGTCGGTGAGTTCGCTCTTCGGCGGCTGAGCCGCGCACCTTTACAGTGGGGGCCGGCACCGAGTAGCATCAGTAGTTGCGTGGGCGCCGGAGCGACAAGCCGCGCGCCCCCTGGAGGATCCATGAGACTCAATGCCGAGAAGCGCGTGCCAGGCACGGCCGCGCAGTTGCGCCGCGCCGGGATGCTGCCCGGCATCGTGTACAACCAGGAGTTGAACGAGCCCATCGCCGTCGAGCTGCGCGCCTTCGACAAGGCGTTCCGGGCGCAGGGCACTTCGAGCCTGATCGACCTCGTCATCGACGGCACGGAGCGCTCCGTGGTGGTCAAGCAGGTGCAGATGGACAAGCGCCGCCGCGAGCCGATGCACGTGGACTTCTACGCCGTCACCGCCGACCGTCCGCTCGAGGTCAACGTCCCCATCGAACTGCGGGGCACGCCGGTGGGCGTGCGCGAGGGCGGGCTGCTCGACGTGCAGCGGCGCGAGGTCAAGATCGCGGTGCTGCCGCGCTTCATCCCGAACCACGTCGAGATCGACGTCGGTCACCTGGCCATCGGCGAGAGCCTGCACGTCAGGGACCTCGTGGCGCACCTCCCCGGCGAGGCGCACGTGCTCGACGACCTGGACCTCTCCATCGCCGCCGTCGTGCCGCCCCGCGTCGCCGACGAGGCCGAGACCGAGGCCGCGCCCACCGAGCCCGAGGTCATCGGCGCCGCCGGCGAGGAGCAGGGCGAGGGTTGACGCCGGCGCTGCCCCAGGCGTCCTCGCAAGCAGTCAAGCTCGTGGTCGGCCTCGGTAACCCGGGGCCGCGCTACTCCGGAACCCGGCACAACGCCGGGTTCCTCGTCGTGGAGGAGCTTGCGCGCCGGCACGGCGGCGCGTTCAGGACCCAGAAGTCGGCGCGCGTTGCCAAGCTGCCACCCGGCACGCTGGGGCCGACCGCCGTGACGCTGCTGGAGCCGCTCACCTTCATGAACCTCTCCGGCAGGGCGGTGCAGGGCGCCGCCACGCGCGACGGCGTGAGGCCGCAGGAGCTGCTGGTCGTTCACGACGACATCGACCTGCCGTTGGGCCGGCTCCGGGTGCGCATCGGCGGCAGCAGCGGTGGTCAGCGCGGCGTCGCCGACATCGCCCGCGCCCTCGGTCCCGACTTCGCCAGGGTCAAGGTCGGGGTCGGTCGCCCGCCGGAGGGGTGGAGCACGGAGGGGTGGGTGCTGAGCCGCTTCACGCCGGAGGAGGCGGGGCTCCTCGGCGAGGTGGTGGCCCGCGCCGCCGACGCCGTCGAGCTCGTGGCGCGCCACGGGACGGAGCGAGCGATGAACGAGGTCAACGGGCTGGACTTGGCGGCGGAGCGGCGGGCACCTCCGGATTAGCCCGGGGGCGGCCGCCGCGGGGCGCCACGGGCGGACGTCACCCGAAGCGGCCGGACACGTAACGCTCGGTGAGCTCGTGCCTTGGCGCCGTGAACATCTGGTCGGTGGGCCCCTCCTCCACCAACGTGCCGAGGTGCATGAAGGCGGTGCGGTCGGAGACGCGCCCCGCCTGCTGCATGTTGTGGGTCACGATGATCACGGTGTAGCGCTCCTTCAGCTCCACGATCAGGCGCTCTATCCTGTCGGTCGCGATCGGGTCGAGCGCGCTCGTGGGCTCGTCCATGAGCAGCACCTGCGGCTCGGTCGCGAGCGCGCGGGCGATGCAGAGGCGCTGCTGCTGCCCGCCGGAGAGCCCCAACGCCGACCCCTTCAGCTTCCCTTTGACCTCCTCCCATAGCGCCGCGTCCCGGAGCGAACGCTCTACCACCGCGCCGAGGTCGCCGCGGCGCCCGGCCAGCCGCGGCCCGAAGGTCACGTTGTCGGCAATCGACTTCGGGAACGGGTTGGGCCGCTGGAACACCATGCCCACGCGCCGCCGCACCGCGACTGGGTCCACCCCCGCGCCGTACAGCTCCTCCCCCTCGTAGCGCACCCGCCCCTCCGTCCGCACGCCCTCCACGAGGTCGTTCATGCGGTTGATGCTGCGCAGTAGCGAGCTCTTGCCGCAGCCGGACGCGCCGATGAGGGCCGTGACGGCGTTGCGGGGAACGGCCAGCGACACGTCCTTGAGCGCCCTGAAGCCGCCGTACCAGAGGCTGAAGCCGTCGATCTCCACCACGGCCTCGCCCGGCGGCACCGGGTCCGTCCTGACGGTCACGTGCTCTTCCGCTGGCGGTTGACCCACGCCGTTCCCTCTCGGGCGCGTCACGCCCTGCTCTCCAGCGCGCGCCGCAGCCTCGCGGCGACCGCGTACATCAGCGCCAGCACGACCAGGAGCACGACTATCCCGGCCGACGCCAGGTGAGCGAACTCCGGGTCGTTCTCGCCGACCCACGAGTAGATCTGGATGGGGAGCACCGTGAACTGCGATAGCGGGCCGCTCGGCACTCCCGGAACGAAGGCCGCCGCTCCGATGATCAGGAGCGGCGCCGTCTCGCCGATGGCGCGGGCGACGGCCAGGATCACCCCGGTCACCACGCCGGCGCGCGCCGCGGGCAAGACCACCTTGAACACCACCTGCGACTTGGCCGCGCCCAGCCCGTAGGCCGCCTGCCGCAGCGAGTCCGGCACCGCCCGCAGGCCCTCCCTTGTGGCGACCACGACCACCGGGAGGACGAGCAGCGCCAGGGTGAGCGCGGCCGCCAGCACCACGGGGCCGAGTCGCATGAGCCGCACGAAGACGGTCAGGCCCAAGATGCCGTACACGACGCTCGGGACTCCCGCGAGGTTGCGGAGGTTGACCTCGAGCAGCCGGGCCGCCCGCGACCTGCCGCCGTACTCCTCCAGGTAGACGGCGGCGCCCACTCCGAGCGGCACGGCGATCAACGCCACCAGGCCGATCACCCACAGGCTGCCGGCGAGCGCCGGACCGACCCCGGCCAAGAGCGGCGTCCGCGACGGCAACCGCCTCAGGAAGCCGGGGTTGAGCCACGGGTTCAGGTAGAGCTGCCGACCCGGCCCCGCCTCGGCCATGAGCTCGCGGTAGGCGCGGGCGCCCGCCAGCAGCCCCTCATCTCGGACGAGGCGGTCGCGGCTGCTCGAGACCACCCACCTGAGGGGCGCGCCGTCGACGGCCCACATGAGCCGCACCCGGTTCCTGGCCGCGAAGAGGCGGCGCTGCTCCCGGTCCGCCAGCAGGGCGTCCGCCGCCTCCGGGTTCACGCCCCGCGCCGCGAGCTCCAAGCGCACCACCCTCTCCCAGCTTCCCGCTAGCGCGAAGCCGTCGAGGAAGGCGAAGCTCTCGCCGCTGCCCGCAGGCTCGACCACCTGCCAGGAGACGGTGTCGAGCGCCACGTCGACCAGGAGCGCGGCCAGCACCGCCAGCCCGAGGAGCGCCGCCGCGAGCGCGCCCGCCCCGAACAGCCGGCCGCGGAGCAGCCGACCCCGCCCCCCGCCGATCACTCGTACCGCTCCCGGTAGCGCTCGACCAAGGCCTGCGCCACCACGTTCACCGCCAGCGTGATCACGAAGAGGGTGGCCGCGACGGCGTACAACGCGCGCGCCGCCGTCGACCCGGCGGCCTGGTCTCCCGTGGCGGCCTGGACGATGAACGAGGTCATGGTGGCTATCGTCTCCCGCGGGTCCAGGGTCAGGAGCGGGCGTTGGCCGGCCGCGAGGGTCACGATCATCGTCTCGCCCACGGCGCGGGAGAACGCCAGCATCGCGGCCGCCACCACGCCCGAGAAGGCGGCGGGCAACACGACCTTCACCACCACGTCGAGCTTGCCCGCCCCCAGGCCGTAGCCCGCCTCCCGCAACGCCAGGGGCACGGCCAACATGGCGTCGGTGGCCAGGGAGGAGACGATCGGGAGGAGCATGAACCCCATCACGATCCCGGCCGACAGGGCGTTGAACAGCTTCAAGCCCGGCACGAACCCCTGCAGCCACGGCGTCACGAAGAGGAGGGCGAAGTAGCCGAGGACGACCGTCGGCACGCCTGCCAGGAGCTCGAGCGCGCCCTTCACGCGGCGCCGCGTCGCGGGCGAGGCGTACTCCGCCAGGTAGACGGCGCTGCCGATGCCGAGCGGCACCCCGACCAACATGGCGATGGCCGTCACCTGCAGCGTGCCGGCAACGAGCGGCGCGATGCCGAAGTGCTTGTCGGCGAAGAGGGGCGTCCACCGCGCGCCCGTGAAGAACTCGAGCGCGTTCACCGCCGGATCGCGGAAGAAGGCGAAGGTCTCGCTCGCCAGGACGACCACCACCGCCACGGTGACCAGCACGGTCAGCCACGCCGCCGCCGCCAGCGCCCCGCCCAGGAGGCGCTCGCGCCGCAACTCGCCCGCCGCCAGCACGAGGGCGCCGTCGCGCCGTCCCCGGGTCGGCCTCACTCGTCCGCCTCCAGGGCGTCAAGAACGCTGTCGCCCGGCTGGAAGTCCGCGAAGGCGCTGCCGGTGCG
This genomic window contains:
- the pstA gene encoding phosphate ABC transporter permease PstA; protein product: MIGGGRGRLLRGRLFGAGALAAALLGLAVLAALLVDVALDTVSWQVVEPAGSGESFAFLDGFALAGSWERVVRLELAARGVNPEAADALLADREQRRLFAARNRVRLMWAVDGAPLRWVVSSSRDRLVRDEGLLAGARAYRELMAEAGPGRQLYLNPWLNPGFLRRLPSRTPLLAGVGPALAGSLWVIGLVALIAVPLGVGAAVYLEEYGGRSRAARLLEVNLRNLAGVPSVVYGILGLTVFVRLMRLGPVVLAAALTLALLVLPVVVVATREGLRAVPDSLRQAAYGLGAAKSQVVFKVVLPAARAGVVTGVILAVARAIGETAPLLIIGAAAFVPGVPSGPLSQFTVLPIQIYSWVGENDPEFAHLASAGIVVLLVVLALMYAVAARLRRALESRA
- a CDS encoding ribose-phosphate pyrophosphokinase; protein product: MRSGEDVKLFSGNANPALARAVAEHLGGSLAHGTVTQFPDGETRISIDESVRGGDCYIIQSTCAPVNHHLMELLVLIDALRRASAWRINAVVPYFGYARQDKKMQAREPITAKLVANLLETAGADRVITIDLHAGQIQGFFDVPVDHLTALKILGNHLKTLDLTDCVVVSPDVGRATESRRLANFLNLPLVMLYKRRTSPTDTEVTHVIGDVEGKRPIIMDDMISTAGTMRRGIEALLALGAKPDVRVAATHAVFTPPALERLSHPAVSGIYVTDTIPLEETNDRITVLSVAPLLAQAIRNVHDHVSVSSLFGG
- the pstB gene encoding phosphate ABC transporter ATP-binding protein, with the translated sequence MGQPPAEEHVTVRTDPVPPGEAVVEIDGFSLWYGGFRALKDVSLAVPRNAVTALIGASGCGKSSLLRSINRMNDLVEGVRTEGRVRYEGEELYGAGVDPVAVRRRVGMVFQRPNPFPKSIADNVTFGPRLAGRRGDLGAVVERSLRDAALWEEVKGKLKGSALGLSGGQQQRLCIARALATEPQVLLMDEPTSALDPIATDRIERLIVELKERYTVIIVTHNMQQAGRVSDRTAFMHLGTLVEEGPTDQMFTAPRHELTERYVSGRFG
- the pstC gene encoding phosphate ABC transporter permease subunit PstC; its protein translation is MLAAGELRRERLLGGALAAAAWLTVLVTVAVVVVLASETFAFFRDPAVNALEFFTGARWTPLFADKHFGIAPLVAGTLQVTAIAMLVGVPLGIGSAVYLAEYASPATRRRVKGALELLAGVPTVVLGYFALLFVTPWLQGFVPGLKLFNALSAGIVMGFMLLPIVSSLATDAMLAVPLALREAGYGLGAGKLDVVVKVVLPAAFSGVVAAAMLAFSRAVGETMIVTLAAGQRPLLTLDPRETIATMTSFIVQAATGDQAAGSTAARALYAVAATLFVITLAVNVVAQALVERYRERYE
- the rny gene encoding ribonuclease Y translates to MSPTVTYLLLLALGLVAGAILGNYLLRKRERDAEAEAEKRVAQRLADAEREARTITEQASKAMEAELAKARRHWEEDEAAKRRRLEDELRHLRETAKAEAERGLAEIERDRVTAREARDEARRDRERLEQQEERLNRRSEQQDARALRLDEAEERLNQRVAEVVTREEGIDTREAAVEAQLHEIAQLSREQATQLILDKLERELEREKAVRVRATLERADAESRKRSQDILAQAIQRSASEVSAAISVSVVPIPSDAMKGRIIGREGRNIRAFEALTGVDLIIDDTPEAVLLSSFNPIRREVAQLALTELVTDGRIHPARIEEVVHKAQQEMQTYIRERGDEAALEANVVGLKPGLIQLLGRMQFRTSYGQNILKHSVQVAHLSGIIAAELGVDEAMARRAGLLHDIGKSIDREIEGTHTEIGANLGRRFGEPKEVVDAIANHHDLDQAETLFPIIVNAADAISAARPGARRETLESYIKRLEGLESIATSFPGVDSAFAIQAGRELRIIVQPERVDDASAVLLARDIANRIEQDMEYPGQVQVTVVRESR
- a CDS encoding 50S ribosomal protein L25 — translated: MRLNAEKRVPGTAAQLRRAGMLPGIVYNQELNEPIAVELRAFDKAFRAQGTSSLIDLVIDGTERSVVVKQVQMDKRRREPMHVDFYAVTADRPLEVNVPIELRGTPVGVREGGLLDVQRREVKIAVLPRFIPNHVEIDVGHLAIGESLHVRDLVAHLPGEAHVLDDLDLSIAAVVPPRVADEAETEAAPTEPEVIGAAGEEQGEG
- a CDS encoding aminoacyl-tRNA hydrolase, with translation MPQASSQAVKLVVGLGNPGPRYSGTRHNAGFLVVEELARRHGGAFRTQKSARVAKLPPGTLGPTAVTLLEPLTFMNLSGRAVQGAATRDGVRPQELLVVHDDIDLPLGRLRVRIGGSSGGQRGVADIARALGPDFARVKVGVGRPPEGWSTEGWVLSRFTPEEAGLLGEVVARAADAVELVARHGTERAMNEVNGLDLAAERRAPPD